In the genome of Plasmodium yoelii strain 17X genome assembly, chromosome: 14, one region contains:
- a CDS encoding serine/threonine protein kinase, putative gives MLKLKSICTTLIGGKIYEINGKTIKEDKLISEGAYSFVYLANDLNTNKTYTIKKTICQNKEKLEMAKKEINILKSLPPHKNIVQYYGSTIINENNYKIVIMLMEYCERGNLLNIFEKNKDKIKEFHIIKILKDIISGLNFLHTQEIPIIHRDIKLENILCDKNNVYKICDFCSHTVSKSFFPNDLKKNELNLLKYEIERDTTIYYRPPELIDLYSNGEISTKVDIWMVGCILYLLLFGFHPFQGSISTNINRTDDENVDINTSNNSFLSILNGSFVIPHVTKYSKRIISILLMTLDKNPQIRISSSTLLLILENYGDLKSWFMHIPLDIKKLVNKIFEKINELNINNKNDELIEVSSDKTINIKIKSQRYKQNSNTNSYNGITSASNTTGGFFKYLTPVLFKKKTSDVILLENKKNNTNKIESNTKQPEEKVEEKNNIPTTIVDNSNLDKNKNEKDNVKLLSIESITKDDSIMIDTNINNSPKENTNLVKDQAFIKNVDNIKDADKDINLFDLNETINTNINDNSKNGENTTINSDGELNYDNFNFAFNYDNLIDEKNVDLFEIGYNGNLGCLHKNNMSMGFFDSSFSLDKENNNIVNKHSHNFNEQILKESLFNSDYSSLNNVSDYFEKNSNYNNNGFNNNGFNNNGFNNNGFNNNGFNNMGYFDNNKNDSPNSFHFDISNKKTEIKYSYDTNDFVSENPKNKNFIASDKNDKFSELLDEFQKISIK, from the coding sequence atgttaaaattaaAGAGTATATGTACAACACTTATAGgaggaaaaatatatgaaataaatggAAAGACAATTAAGGAAGATAAATTAATATCTGAAGGGGCATATTCATTTGTTTATTTAGCAAATGATTTAAAcacaaataaaacatatacaataaaaaaaacaatatgtcaaaataaagaaaaattagaaatggcaaaaaaagaaataaatatattaaaaagcTTACCAcctcataaaaatatagtacAATATTATGGATcaacaataataaatgaaaataattataaaatagttATTATGTTAATGGAATATTGTGAAAGAggtaatttattaaatatatttgaaaagaataaagataaaataaaagaatttcatattattaaaatattaaaagatataataagtggtttaaattttttacacACACAAGAAATACCAATAATACACAGAGAtataaaattagaaaatattttatgtgATAAAAacaatgtatataaaatatgtgatTTTTGTTCACATACAGTATCAAAATCATTTTTTcctaatgatttaaaaaaaaatgaattaaatttaCTAAAATATGAGATTGAACGTGATACAACAATATATTATAGGCCACCAGAATTGATAGATTTATATTCAAATGGGGAAATATCTACAAAAGTAGATATATGGATGGTAggatgtatattatatttattgttatttggatttcatCCATTTCAAGGAAGTATTTCAACAAACATTAACAGAACAGATGATGAAAATGTAGATATAAATACAAGCAATAATAGTTTTTTGTCTATTTTAAATGGAAGTTTTGTAATTCCACATGTAACCAAATATTCAAAAAGAATtatatcaatattattaatgaCATTGGATAAAAATCCTCAAATTCGAATTTCTTCTTCTACACTTTTGTTAATATTAGAAAATTATGGAGATTTGAAATCTTGGTTTATGCATATACCGTTAGATATTAAAAAGCtagttaataaaatttttgaaaaaataaatgaacttaatattaataataaaaatgatgaactTATTGAAGTTTCAAGTgataaaacaataaatattaaaataaaatcacaaagatataaacaaaattcaAATACAAATTCTTATAATGGTATTACATCTGCTAGTAATACTACTGGTGGGTTTTTTAAATATCTTACTCCTGTActatttaagaaaaaaacatctgatgtaattttattagaaaataaaaaaaataatactaataaaaTTGAATCTAATACAAAACAACCAGAAGAAAAGGTTGAGGAGAAGAATAATATTCCTACTACAATTGTTGATAATTCAAATTtagacaaaaataaaaatgaaaaagataatGTTAAATTATTAAGTATCGAGAGTATTACAAAAGATGATTCTATAATGATagatacaaatataaataatagtcCAAAAGAAAATACTAATTTAGTAAAAGATCAagcatttattaaaaatgtagataatataaaagatgctgataaagatataaatttatttgatttgaatgaaacaataaatactaatattaatgataatagtaaaaatggagaaaataCTACTATTAATAGTGACGGAGAattaaattatgataattttaattttgcatttaattatgataatttaattgatgaaaaaaatgttgaTTTATTTGAGATTGGATACAATGGAAACTTAGGATgtttacataaaaataatatgagcATGGGTTTTTTTGattcttctttttcattagataaagaaaataataatattgttaATAAGCATAgtcataattttaatgaacaaattttaaaggaatctttatttaatagtGATTATTCTTCGTTAAATAACGTTTCAGATTATTTCGAAAAAAATTcaaactataacaataaCGGATTTAATAACAACGGATTTAATAACAACGGATTTAATAACAACGGATTTAATAACAACGGATTTAATAATATGGGctattttgataataataaaaatgactCACCAAATTCCTTTCATTTTGatatttcaaataaaaaaacggaaataaaatattcttaCGACACTAATGATTTTGTTTCTGAAAAtccaaaaaacaaaaattttatagcatcagataaaaatgataaattttcCGAACTTCTTGATGAGTTTCAAAAGATATCtatcaaataa
- a CDS encoding GPI mannosyltransferase 2, putative: MYKQSINSLMVKKTISKNERNIIKDILLITVIGIVVKILCIVYTIICSRLINNYKFSLDLLCFGNEGSLWKYIKYFSYWDGEYFLKLSLNETEYIYEHNHAFFPALPIILRIIQKLLKNLFPNITSSCSIYIFLAIITNLFFFTIGTIGIYLFPLIYFQNVKRKEREQDDNIKKTEKKNDENSLYNTLNNDTCYYLYHINSWEECKRFSFFLSLLYIFSIGNIHTISFYNESIFSCFSIWGFNFLKLSLNNYKFNFIFEILAVVFFFIASCFRSNGILFLIPLFFYNLYSCKFVRHCVKLWKISVEDRHGNADHADNADNADNGDNNNGDNNSELGCNKNIIFSYFCTQRIICFLIFWLKALCEALIIIFPLFIFQLYSYHLYCIEHNDLWTNQNKKFYFFLINFFKNPISYFNIWSYDNIQKINRPWCEKVIPFSYSYIQKKYWNVKFLKIIFDPDFKIFYSAPIYFISYHSIINFFKNNKFYPFKTLVLYNPFFMAITHLFFLTTYILLFAHNEIILRLILGCPVFYLHYAYLLKYFKKWNFLLFINLLYFFVGPPLFGAYIAWT; encoded by the exons ATGTATAAACAGTCAATAAATAGTTTGAtggtaaaaaaaacaatttctAAAAATGagagaaatataataaaagatatattattaattacaGTTATAGGGATAGTAGTAAAAATATTGTGTATAGTATATACAATAATATGTAGTAGacttataaataattataagttTAGTCTGGATTTATTATGTTTTGGAAATGAGGGAAGTTTgtggaaatatattaaatatttttcttattgGGATGgagaatattttttaaaattatcactAAATGAAacagaatatatatatgaacataATCATGCCTTTTTTCCAGCATTACCCATAATTTTAagaattatacaaaaattattaaaaaatttatttccaAATATTACTAGCTCTTGttcaatttatatttttttagctataattacaaatttgtttttttttactattggTACTATtggtatttatttattcccattaatttattttcaaaatgtgAAAAGAAAAGAGAGAGAACAAGAtgacaatataaaaaaaacggaaaaaaaaaatgatgaaaattcattatataatacattaaataatgatacttgttattatttatatcatataaataGTTGGGAAGAATGTAAAcgttttagtttttttttgtctttattatatatttttagtattGGGAATATACACACAATTTCTTTTTATAATGAAAGTATTTTTAGCTGTTTTTCAATATGGggatttaattttttaaaattatcattaaataattataagttcaattttatttttgaaatattaGCAGtagtgtttttttttatagcttCTTGTTTTAGATCAAATggcatattgtttttaataccgctttttttttataatttatattcatGTAAATTTGTTAGACATTGCGTTAAGTTATGGAAAATAAGTGTAGAAGATCGTCATGGCAATGCTGACCATGCTGACAATGCTGATAATGCTGATAAtggtgataataataatggcgATAATAATAGCGAGCTCGGGtgcaataaaaatataatattttcttatttttgcACACAAAGAATTATAtgctttttaatattttggtTAAAAGCATTATGTGAAgcattaattataatatttccactttttatttttcagcTTTATtcatatcatttatattgtatAGAACATAATGATTTGTGGacaaatcaaaataaaaaattttatttttttttaataaatttttttaaaaatccaatctcatattttaatatatggagttatgataatatacaaaaaataaacagACCATGGTGCGAAAAAGTTATACCTTTTTCTTATAGTTATATACAGAAAAAATATTGGAATgtcaaatttttaaaaattatattcgaTCCAGATTTTAAGATATTTTATTCAGCacctatatattttatatcatatcatagtataattaatttttttaagaataataaattttaccCTTTCAAAACATTAGTTTTATATAACCCATTTTTTATGGCTAtaacacatttattttttttaacaacttacatattattatttgctcATAATGAG ATTATATTACGATTAATTTTAGGCTGTCCCGTTTTCTACTTAcattatgcatatttattaaaatattttaagaaatggaattttcttttattcattaatttgttatatttttttgtgggCCCACCATTATTTGGAGCATATATAGCTTGGAcgtaa